The following proteins come from a genomic window of Sorghum bicolor cultivar BTx623 chromosome 3, Sorghum_bicolor_NCBIv3, whole genome shotgun sequence:
- the LOC110434064 gene encoding uncharacterized protein LOC110434064 gives MPRRSAAAYRALFIAARAPPVAPAPAPVPAPVPAPAPVPEPEVVASGGGEEEEPMDTGSPTPTPSAPTPVAVPIPQAAAPVPPAPAPPAPAPPAPAPHASTGSAPTPQYPQVVPEMGWTSRNKFMEADEDAHYHTLLTGVLASYYLEFAATVRYLCSEHKHPLENTYWKAEVIITARNNVDNSDEVESIHESRVRRASAYESMEDAAQAAYFHYHGRRFEAMQEDRYRFLPRNDPDGRTWHVLAPPAGDPTLDTTVRHVSAIQEMNVALRQELRVAQQAGKRLQRQVDELRGQLGQPPIYKKKPRKFVLQDRAP, from the coding sequence atgcctCGTCGCAGCGCAGCCGCGTACCGTGCTCTCTTCATCGCCGCCCGTGCTCCGCCAGTTGCACCAGCACCAGCCCCAGTACCTGCACCCGTACCAGCACCAGCACCCGTACCTGAGCCCGAGGTCGTCGCCTCTggtggcggcgaggaggaggagcctatGGACACGGGGTCCCCTACGCCTACACCTTCAGCTCCTACACCAGTGGCGGTACCAATCCCGCAGGCTGCCGCTCCAGTtccacctgcacctgcaccacctgcacctgcaccacctGCGCCTGCACCCCACGCGTCGACGGGTTCAGCACCGACGCCTCAGTACCCACAGGTTGTTCCGGAGATGGGATGGACCTCCAGGAACAAGTTCATGGAGGCGGACGAGGACGCTCACTACCACACTCTGCTCACGGGTGTGTTGGCGAGCTACTACCTGGAGTTTGCTGCCACCGTCCGCTACCTTTGCTCGGAGCACAAGCACCCGTTGGAGAACACCTACTGGAAGGCCGAGGTGATCATCACCGCTCGGAACAACGTCGACAACTCGGATGAGGTGGAGTCCATCCACGAGAGCAGGGTTAGACGTGCTTCCGCCTACGAGAGCATGGAGGATGCAGCTCAGGCCGCGTACTTTCACTACCATGGCCGCCGTTTTGAGGCCATGCAGGAGGATAGGTACCGGTTCCTTCCCCGCAACGACCCAGATGGCAGGACATGGCATGTCCTGGCACCCCCTGCCGGTGACCCTACCCTGGATACGACGGTGAGACACGTCAGTGCCATTCAGGAGATGAACGTGGCACTGAGGCAGGAGCTGCGTGTTGCACAGCAGGCGGGGAAGCGCCTCCAGCGCCAGGTGGATGAGCTGCGTGGTCAGCTTGGACAGCCACCTATCTACAAGAAGAAGCCCCGCAAGTTCGTTCTGCAGGATAGAGCTCCCTAG